TTAGCTCGTTGGGGCCAATACCATCTAGCGGCGCTAATAGGCCGCCCAAAATATGGTAGAGGCCGTGATAAGCCCCGCTGGCCTCGATAGCAGTGGCTTCTTGGGCAGTGGCTACTATGCAAATGGTTTGCTCGCGGCCGGCATCGTTACAGATGGGGCATTGGCCTTCGCTATAAAAGCCGCAATTAGGGCAAGCTTGTATTAATTGTTTTAGTTGTAATAACTGCTTGCTAAAGTTTTCTACAAAGTTGTCTTCGGCTTGCAAAATAAAATAAGCCATTTTGCGGGCACTTTTAAAACCAACACCGGGTAGTCGGCTAAAGCTTTTAACCAACTCTTCAAAGCTCTTCATAGTAATAGTTTAACATAAAGTAAATTTATTGGCAATATAAGGCTGCAAAGCGTTTTTTATTAAGGAATAAGTAACAAGGAGCAAGTAAAAATTAATAATTAAAAACTTTTATCTTTCAATTCTTAATTTTTACTTTTTAATTATTCATTATTACTTATCTAGGTGTTGTCCAATCAATCACCAACCCGGCCGGCATATTATTAATATGTGTTTCGTTTACTAAGCCGCTGTTGTGGGCATAAAGTTTAGTTAAGGCGGTGTTACCCAGTAAAATTAATCTGGGAAAGTTAGTATTACGTACATCTAGGGTAGCTAGTATGGGGTTATGGCTTACCATAAAATGAGCTAAATTGGTAAGATTACCGGCATTTAAAGTGGTTAATATGGGGTTGTTATTTACATTAAGGCTAAATAAAGTAGTTAGGTGGCTTACATCTAAGGTAGTGAGTAAGGGGCTACTGTTTATAGTAAGGTAAGCTAAATTAGGAGTATTGTTAATATCTAACCCGGTAAATGGGTTATTTTGTACTGAAAATATATTTAACTGGATAAGATTATTTACAGTTAAATGAGTAAGCTGAGAATTGTTGTGTATCTCGAGAGTAAATAAATTGGGAAGGTTACTTACATTTAAGCCGGTAAGCTGAGTTCTACTTAAAACAATTTCTGTTAAATTAGTTAGGTTACTTAAATTTAGGGTTGTTATATCTATACCCCCTAGAAGAAGCCCGGTTAAACCGGTTAAATGCTCAATACCGCTCATATTGTGGGGTACTATCCCCGTTATCCGTGTTTCTACCCAATTATTATTTTCATCTAATGTATGAAACATCGTATAATCGGGGTCAAGAGCATCGGCATCACCTTTCCATATTTCTAATACTTCATTAATTGCCGCTAAAGCTTCAAGCAAACTTTGCCCGCTTAAATTAGCACTCTCACCTAACCTTAAAGCTATTAGAGCGCGCAAATTTGCATCGGGGAAGGTATTTTCCAAAGTAGCCGGCGCTGCTGGGTTAGATGGGTTATGTTCATCGCTAACAGGTACATTTAGGTTACAGGCCGCTAAGACTAAAGTTAATAATATAACAAACTTACTCAAAAATTTCATCTCAATTCCCTTTTTGTTTTCATTATAAGGGTACACTTAAATTTTGTCAATGCTTTATAAGGAAAGTATTGATAAAGATTGGTTGCGCTTGCAGCAAAGTAGATTACGTTTATTGCTAAAAAACTTTTGACATAGCCGGCAAACTATGCTACAATTAGTGGCAAATAAAATTTTTGGAGTAGTTATGTCCACACCATATAAAGATGATGCCGAAGCTAAAATGAAAAAAAGCCTTAGCAGCTTAAAAGAAGAATACAATTTAATACGGGGCGGTAAAGCCAGCGCCGCTATTTTTGATAAAATACAGGTAGAGCACTATGGGGCAACTACTCCTTTAAATCAAGTGGCCAGCATTAGTGTGCCGGAGGCGCGGGTTATTGTGATTCAGCCGTGGGATAAAACGGCTCTGCAAGCCATCGAAAAAGCTATTTTAAGCAGCGATTTATCATTAAACCCTAATAACGATGGTAAAGTTATCCGTATTAATGTGCCGCCGCTCACCGAAGAACGCCGTAAAGATTTAGTTAAACAGGCTAAAACTTTAACCGAAAAACACCGTGTAAGTGTACGCAACATTCGGCGTGATATTTTAGAGGCCGCTAAAAAAGATAACTTACCGGAAGATGCCGAAAAAAAATTAAAAGAAGAAATTCAAAAATTAACTGATAACTATACCAAATTAATCGATGAAGCTTTATCTTTAAAAGAGAAAGAGATTTTGGAGATTTAATTGCTAAAACATTTAGGTATCATTATGGACGGTAATGGCCGCTGGGCTACCCAGCAAGGTAAAAAACGTACCGAAGGCCATTTAGAAGGGGTAAAAACCACCAAACGTATCGTTAAAAAAGCTAGCGAATTAGGTATAAATTATCTATCGTTGTATACTTTTTCGAGCGAAAATTGGAAAAGGGCCGAAGAAGAGGTGGGTTACTTGATGGGGCTTATCACGCAGCATTTACGGCGCGAGTACGA
The DNA window shown above is from Spirochaetaceae bacterium and carries:
- the recR gene encoding recombination mediator RecR, with protein sequence MKSFEELVKSFSRLPGVGFKSARKMAYFILQAEDNFVENFSKQLLQLKQLIQACPNCGFYSEGQCPICNDAGREQTICIVATAQEATAIEASGAYHGLYHILGGLLAPLDGIGPNELTIPALIKRLEENPVNEVIIATSPTLEGDATALYLQNILNNYNITISRLASGLAVGSDLEYADKQTISRSLKGRIINN
- the frr gene encoding ribosome recycling factor, coding for MSTPYKDDAEAKMKKSLSSLKEEYNLIRGGKASAAIFDKIQVEHYGATTPLNQVASISVPEARVIVIQPWDKTALQAIEKAILSSDLSLNPNNDGKVIRINVPPLTEERRKDLVKQAKTLTEKHRVSVRNIRRDILEAAKKDNLPEDAEKKLKEEIQKLTDNYTKLIDEALSLKEKEILEI